The Rhodococcus triatomae genome includes a window with the following:
- a CDS encoding alpha/beta hydrolase-fold protein: MAALLVLPVAVGATTAATASADPVSARAPLSASPGPAHTQAPSGVTVDRVDWLTDRRVALWISSPSMGTPIQVQLLLARDWNADPKASFPAVFMLDGLRAQDNENGWTLETDAEAFFADKNVNVVLPVGGQSSFYSDWVAQDNGQNYQWETFLTKELPPILEGEWRTTQTRGVVGLSMGGTSAMFLAARNEGFFDFAASLSGMLTTTSLGMPQAIQYAMIDAGGFDSRAMWGPPSAPAWAEHDPYLLADRLKGVSLYISSGSGTTGPYDQPSGIPGVSTNYAGMGLEILSRLTSQAFATKLNTLGIPAQVVYRPSGTHSWPYWQFELHQLWPQLATALGVPADKPACSASGAIGGAAAAAPWIGDCLTPEYNVGNGVAQDFRFGRIFHSGETGAQPVAGAIGGSYQAVGGPAGALGFPTTPELVTPDGRGRFTHFQHGSVYWTPQTGAHAVKGAIRDEWARQGWEGGPLGYPVAAEVPTPGKPGAVQGFEIGAMYSAADTGTHAVQGMIMGKYAETGYEGGWLGFPKTSEIPVRDGGRFNEFEGGNIYWSPLSGAWAVENGPIFEAWKSVDYEAGRIGYPISDKFAIPGGVQQNFQFGYVTVIDGTAEVH; encoded by the coding sequence ATGGCCGCGCTGTTGGTGTTGCCGGTGGCGGTCGGGGCAACCACGGCCGCCACCGCGAGCGCCGACCCGGTCTCCGCACGCGCGCCGCTGTCGGCCTCACCCGGTCCCGCTCACACGCAGGCGCCGTCCGGCGTCACCGTGGACCGGGTCGACTGGCTCACCGACCGGCGGGTCGCCCTGTGGATCTCGTCTCCGTCCATGGGCACGCCGATCCAGGTGCAGTTGCTGCTCGCGCGTGACTGGAACGCCGACCCGAAGGCGTCGTTCCCCGCGGTCTTCATGCTCGACGGACTGCGGGCGCAGGACAACGAGAACGGCTGGACCCTCGAGACGGACGCCGAGGCGTTCTTCGCCGACAAGAACGTCAACGTCGTTCTCCCGGTCGGCGGCCAGTCCAGCTTCTACTCCGACTGGGTCGCCCAGGACAACGGGCAGAACTACCAGTGGGAGACGTTCCTCACGAAGGAACTGCCGCCGATCCTCGAGGGGGAGTGGCGGACCACCCAGACGCGCGGCGTCGTCGGCCTGTCGATGGGTGGGACGTCGGCGATGTTCCTCGCCGCCCGCAACGAGGGCTTCTTCGATTTCGCGGCATCCCTGTCGGGCATGCTGACCACCACCTCGCTGGGAATGCCGCAGGCGATCCAGTACGCGATGATCGACGCCGGCGGATTCGATTCGCGGGCCATGTGGGGCCCGCCGAGCGCGCCCGCCTGGGCCGAGCACGATCCGTACCTGCTCGCGGACAGGTTGAAGGGCGTCAGCCTCTACATCTCCAGCGGCAGCGGAACCACCGGACCGTACGACCAGCCGTCCGGTATCCCCGGTGTCTCCACCAACTACGCCGGGATGGGTCTCGAGATCCTGTCCCGCCTCACGTCGCAGGCCTTCGCCACCAAGCTGAACACTCTCGGGATCCCGGCGCAGGTCGTGTACCGGCCGTCCGGCACCCACTCCTGGCCGTACTGGCAGTTCGAGTTGCACCAGCTGTGGCCGCAGCTCGCCACGGCGCTCGGTGTCCCGGCCGACAAGCCGGCGTGCTCGGCGTCCGGCGCCATCGGCGGTGCCGCCGCGGCCGCGCCGTGGATCGGCGACTGCCTCACCCCGGAGTACAACGTGGGTAACGGTGTCGCGCAGGACTTCCGGTTCGGCCGGATCTTCCATTCGGGCGAGACCGGCGCGCAGCCGGTGGCCGGAGCGATCGGCGGCAGCTACCAGGCTGTGGGCGGGCCGGCGGGTGCCCTCGGCTTCCCGACGACCCCGGAACTCGTCACCCCGGACGGTCGTGGGAGGTTCACCCACTTCCAGCACGGATCGGTGTACTGGACCCCGCAGACCGGCGCGCACGCCGTCAAGGGCGCGATCCGCGACGAGTGGGCGCGTCAGGGCTGGGAGGGCGGCCCACTCGGCTATCCCGTCGCGGCCGAGGTGCCGACGCCGGGCAAGCCGGGAGCGGTCCAGGGCTTCGAGATCGGCGCGATGTACTCGGCAGCCGACACCGGCACCCATGCGGTGCAGGGAATGATCATGGGCAAGTACGCGGAGACCGGGTACGAGGGTGGCTGGCTCGGCTTCCCGAAGACCAGTGAGATTCCCGTCAGGGACGGTGGCCGCTTCAACGAGTTCGAGGGCGGCAACATCTACTGGAGTCCGCTGTCGGGAGCGTGGGCGGTCGAGAACGGGCCGATCTTCGAGGCGTGGAAGAGCGTCGACTACGAGGCGGGCCGGATCGGGTACCCGATCAGCGACAAGTTCGCGATTCCCGGTGGTGTCCAGCAGAACTTCCAGTTCGGGTACGTCACGGTGATCGACGGCACCGCCGAAGTGCACTGA
- a CDS encoding alpha/beta hydrolase gives MRFAQRLKRRAMAIGAAALVLPLAAGIAGGSVAAAAPDRSGPVRTVPAGGYDELWVPSSMGPIKVQVQWAKRGGNAALYLLDGLRARDDRNAWSFETNALAQFGNDNVTLVMPVGGESSFYSDWYSPSNFNGQEITYKWETFLTQELPNFLAGYGVSRSNNAVLGLSMGGSAALTLAAYHRDQFKFAGSLSGYLNISAPGMREAIRVAMIDAGRYNVDAMWGPPWNPAWLRNDPFVFAPQLQGLSMYISAASGLPGEHDRPVAPIDYYNTANGMGLEALALINTRAFQVRLATLGIPANFSFPPNGTHSWPYWEAELWKARGQILDTLNAW, from the coding sequence ATGCGTTTCGCACAACGCCTCAAACGGCGCGCGATGGCGATCGGCGCGGCTGCGCTGGTTCTTCCGCTCGCAGCCGGGATCGCCGGTGGTTCGGTCGCCGCAGCAGCACCCGACCGGTCCGGTCCGGTCCGCACCGTCCCCGCGGGCGGCTACGACGAGCTGTGGGTCCCGTCGTCGATGGGTCCGATCAAGGTCCAGGTCCAGTGGGCCAAGCGCGGCGGCAACGCGGCGCTGTACCTGCTCGACGGCCTGCGTGCCCGCGACGACCGCAACGCCTGGTCGTTCGAGACCAACGCGCTCGCACAGTTCGGCAACGACAACGTCACCCTCGTGATGCCGGTCGGCGGCGAGTCCAGCTTCTACTCGGACTGGTACTCACCGAGCAACTTCAACGGCCAGGAGATCACCTACAAGTGGGAGACGTTCCTGACGCAGGAACTGCCCAACTTCCTCGCCGGCTACGGAGTGTCCCGCTCGAACAACGCCGTCCTCGGCCTGTCGATGGGCGGCAGCGCCGCACTGACCCTGGCCGCGTACCACCGCGATCAGTTCAAGTTCGCCGGTTCGCTGTCCGGCTACCTGAACATCTCGGCTCCCGGCATGCGTGAGGCGATCCGGGTCGCGATGATCGACGCCGGCCGCTACAACGTGGACGCGATGTGGGGCCCGCCGTGGAACCCGGCCTGGCTGCGTAACGACCCGTTCGTCTTCGCGCCGCAGTTGCAGGGTCTGTCGATGTACATCTCCGCGGCGAGTGGCCTGCCCGGCGAGCACGATCGTCCGGTTGCGCCGATCGACTACTACAACACGGCCAACGGCATGGGGCTCGAGGCGCTCGCGCTGATCAACACCCGCGCCTTCCAGGTCCGCCTGGCCACCCTGGGCATCCCTGCCAACTTCAGCTTCCCGCCCAACGGCACCCACTCGTGGCCGTACTGGGAGGCGGAGCTGTGGAAGGCCCGCGGACAGATCCTCGACACGCTGAACGCCTGGTGA
- a CDS encoding alpha/beta hydrolase, which produces MRVGGSAGRRGWIRRIAGAVALAVALPLGVTVVGGGATASAAFDPAAQDFWVDSDMGPIKSRIWRAHDGNTQRVVYLLDGLRARDDLNGWEIDTNVGGFLASQNINVVMPVGGESSFYSDWISTSNLNGQTTPYKWETFLTSNLPNALRNQLGFSSTRNGIIGISMGGSAALTLAAYHPNQFNYAGSLSGYLNISAPGMREAIRVAMLDAGRFNVDAMWGPPWNPAWLRNDPFVFADRLRDNNTRVWVSAGSGIPAPGGPSRHSPIDVFNTGTGSALEVLAVTNSRAFQVKMAAIGAHNVTYNFEPRGVHTWRYWEKQIHDLTPDLSATIG; this is translated from the coding sequence ATGAGAGTTGGAGGTTCGGCTGGTAGACGCGGCTGGATTCGGCGCATCGCCGGGGCCGTCGCGCTGGCTGTGGCGCTGCCGCTGGGTGTGACTGTCGTCGGGGGCGGCGCGACCGCGTCCGCGGCGTTCGACCCCGCCGCGCAGGATTTCTGGGTCGATTCGGACATGGGTCCGATCAAGAGCCGGATCTGGCGTGCGCACGACGGCAACACGCAGCGTGTCGTCTACCTCCTGGACGGCCTGCGTGCACGGGACGACCTCAACGGCTGGGAGATCGACACCAACGTCGGCGGGTTCCTGGCGAGCCAGAACATCAACGTCGTCATGCCGGTCGGTGGCGAGTCCAGCTTCTACTCGGACTGGATTTCCACGTCCAACCTGAACGGACAGACCACGCCGTACAAGTGGGAGACGTTCCTGACGAGCAACCTCCCCAACGCGCTGCGCAACCAGCTCGGTTTCTCGTCCACCCGCAACGGCATCATCGGCATCTCGATGGGTGGCAGTGCCGCACTGACCCTGGCCGCGTACCACCCGAACCAGTTCAACTACGCCGGCTCGCTGTCCGGCTACCTGAACATCTCGGCTCCCGGTATGCGTGAGGCGATCCGGGTCGCGATGCTCGACGCCGGCCGGTTCAACGTGGACGCGATGTGGGGACCGCCGTGGAACCCGGCGTGGCTGCGTAACGACCCGTTCGTCTTCGCGGACCGCCTGCGCGACAACAACACGCGCGTCTGGGTGTCGGCAGGTAGCGGCATTCCCGCCCCGGGCGGCCCGAGCCGGCACAGCCCGATCGACGTGTTCAACACGGGCACCGGCTCGGCTCTCGAGGTGTTGGCCGTGACGAACTCCCGCGCGTTCCAGGTGAAGATGGCCGCCATCGGCGCGCACAACGTCACCTACAACTTCGAGCCCCGCGGTGTCCACACGTGGCGCTACTGGGAGAAGCAGATCCACGATCTGACTCCCGATCTCAGCGCCACCATCGGCTGA